The following proteins come from a genomic window of Sesamum indicum cultivar Zhongzhi No. 13 linkage group LG10, S_indicum_v1.0, whole genome shotgun sequence:
- the LOC105172238 gene encoding vinorine synthase-like, whose product MGAGVQVISRELIKPSSETPPHLRKLKLSYLDQSLPSFYVPLVFFYQADELRGLTTCNPVQISQRLKQSLSKTLTSFYPLAGRIEDDFVVDCCDAGVEFIEARLNGQLMDAIQEPDVEDVKQYLPLDPTTDKVTTLVAVQTTFFDCGGVAVGLCFSHKIADFTSIMVFINAWAATFRGDTEFSRFSFDLASYFPSRDSRVSDFFRFLQSDEKQTAKRFVFDKEKLAALKQIATSLSVKNPTRVEVVSVFFWKHFMEVAKSRNPEEKRTFAAFQAVNVRARKIPPQLLENVSGNCFMVPFAISESTECRDVEEFHDLTRKLRSAIRKINEEYIQKSQIGNSYLDDLFSLSPLLFKGELESCVFSSWCGFPVYKVDYGWGNPVWFCSSCWPLKNFTVLMNSRYGDGIEAWVSTSKENIEMLETQVNLQLLCYIAYQFLNIFTHDITMFY is encoded by the coding sequence ATGGGAGCTGGTGTGCAAGTAATCTCTAGAGAGCTTATCAAACCCTCATCTGAAACTCCTCCTCACCTCAGAAAGCTGAAACTGTCGTACCTTGATCAATCGTTACCCTCTTTCTATGTCCCACTTGTCTTCTTCTACCAAGCTGATGAACTAAGAGGCCTGACTACCTGTAACCCTGTCCAAATATCTCAGCGGCTCAAACAGTCCCTATCAAAAACTCTAACCTCATTCTACCCATTAGCCGGAAGGATTGAGGATGACTTCGTCGTTGATTGTTGCGATGCAGGTGTTGAGTTCATCGAAGCTCGACTTAACGGTCAGCTCATGGATGCCATACAGGAGCCCGACGTGGAAGACGTGAAGCAGTACCTTCCACTGGATCCCACTACGGACAAAGTTACGACCCTTGTTGCTGTGCAAACCACTTTCTTTGATTGTGGAGGAGTTGCAGTGGGATTATGCTTCTCACATAAAATTGCTGACTTCACGTCTATAATGGTGTTCATCAACGCATGGGCTGCCACTTTCCGAGGGGACACTGAATTTTCAAGATTTAGTTTCGACCTGGCCAGCTATTTTCCGTCCAGGGACTCCCGTGTCTCTGATTTCTTCCGATTTTTACAGTCCGACGAAAAGCAAACAGCGAAAAGATTTGTGTTTGATAAGGAAAAATTGGCAGCTCTTAAACAAATAGCTACCTCCTTATCTGTGAAGAATCCCACCAGAGTGGAAGTCGTCTCAGTTTTTTTCTGGAAACATTTCATGGAGGTAGCAAAATCTAGAAACCCGGAGGAGAAAAGGACTTTTGCTGCATTCCAGGCAGTGAACGTGAGGGCAAGAAAAATCCCACCTCAGCTTCTGGAAAATGTTTCCGGGAATTGCTTCATGGTCCCGTTTGCAATCTCCGAAAGTACTGAATGTAGGGATGTTGAGGAATTTCATGACCTgacaagaaaattgagaagCGCGATCAGGAAAATCAATGAGGAGTATAtacaaaaatcacaaattgGAAATAGTTATTTGGATGATTTATTCAGTTTGTCTCCTCTACTTTTCAAGGGAGAATTGGAGTCGTGCGTCTTTAGCAGTTGGTGTGGATTTCCTGTGTATAAGGTGGACTATGGATGGGGAAACCCAGTATGGTTTTGCTCATCTTGCTGGCCCTTAAAGAATTTTACAGTCCTGATGAACAGCAGATATGGAGATGGGATAGAAGCATGGGTTAGTACGAGCAAAGAGAACATAGAAATGCTTGAAACTCAAGTTAATCTCCAGCTGCTATGCTACATTGCCTATCAATTCCTGAACATATTCACGCACGATATAACTATGTTCTACTAA